One genomic segment of Acropora muricata isolate sample 2 unplaced genomic scaffold, ASM3666990v1 scaffold_754, whole genome shotgun sequence includes these proteins:
- the LOC136907926 gene encoding protein strawberry notch homolog 1-like isoform X1: MSTGRSHRSNQVSAPEYLFLISELAGERRFASIVAKRLESLGALTHGDRRATESQDLSRYNFDNKHGKTALEVVLKAVTDQETPMVPPPKDYGGNFLQASQLSSLYLTDIREALVGVGLVVKNERSGIATLYKDLSPHGEAVNDVGVQVFPGTSVFGTATNELHTCSAWYVLERIT, translated from the exons atgTCAACAGGTAGATCACATCGATCAAATCAAGTGAGTGCTCCAGAATACTTATTTCTTATTTCTGAGCTGGCAGGAGAAAGGCGATTTGCGTCCATTGTCGCTAAGAGACTTGAGAGCCTG GGAGCACTTACTCATGGCGACAGGAGAGCTACCGAATCGCAGGATTTAAGCAGATACAACTTCGACAATAAG CACGGTAAAACAGCACTAGAAGTGGTCTTAAAAGCCGTGACTGACCAAGAAACACCCATGGTTCCACCACCAAAAGATTACGGAGGAAATTTCCTTCAAG CCTCTCAGCTGAGTTCACTTTACTTAACCGATATTCGCGAAGCTTTGGTTGGTGTTGGTCTTGTGGTCAAGAATGAAAGAAGTGGCATTGCAACTCTGTACAAAG ACCTCAGTCCGCATGGAGAGGCTGTCAACGATGTAGGTGTTCAAGTATTTCCTGGGACTTCCGTATTTGGTACTGCTACCAATGAGCTGCACACG TGCTCAGCGTGGTACGTCCTGGAAAGAATCACTTGA
- the LOC136907926 gene encoding protein strawberry notch homolog 1-like isoform X2 yields the protein MSTGRSHRSNQVSAPEYLFLISELAGERRFASIVAKRLESLGALTHGDRRATESQDLSRYNFDNKHGKTALEVVLKAVTDQETPMVPPPKDYGGNFLQDLSPHGEAVNDVGVQVFPGTSVFGTATNELHTCSAWYVLERIT from the exons atgTCAACAGGTAGATCACATCGATCAAATCAAGTGAGTGCTCCAGAATACTTATTTCTTATTTCTGAGCTGGCAGGAGAAAGGCGATTTGCGTCCATTGTCGCTAAGAGACTTGAGAGCCTG GGAGCACTTACTCATGGCGACAGGAGAGCTACCGAATCGCAGGATTTAAGCAGATACAACTTCGACAATAAG CACGGTAAAACAGCACTAGAAGTGGTCTTAAAAGCCGTGACTGACCAAGAAACACCCATGGTTCCACCACCAAAAGATTACGGAGGAAATTTCCTTCAAG ACCTCAGTCCGCATGGAGAGGCTGTCAACGATGTAGGTGTTCAAGTATTTCCTGGGACTTCCGTATTTGGTACTGCTACCAATGAGCTGCACACG TGCTCAGCGTGGTACGTCCTGGAAAGAATCACTTGA